A window of Macrotis lagotis isolate mMagLag1 chromosome 1, bilby.v1.9.chrom.fasta, whole genome shotgun sequence genomic DNA:
TAAATCTTCACTCTGTATTGCCTATTAACCCATAAGGAAAGAGTAAAATCTTTAAAGTTAAGGTATAGCGTtactataatttatataaatgatagctatatACTGCCAGATAAaaactcattctttaatattagaaAACCTTTAATTCCCCAACTTTAACTGTGTATAGTCCTGGTCTCTCAAGTATACTTTAGAATTTTATCATGAATAACTTCCAtaaaatttttatacatatgagtcattttcctctttcttttaatcTCCTTGAGAAACATCCTTTTTATAATTCATCATTCACATCTTATTCCCTAAACTATTAAAATGCTTAATAATAGCCCTGCGTATCTGTTTAGTCTTCACACTGTAGATGATGGGGTTAAGAACAGGTGGTATAAGGAGGAAGACATTGGCCATCATGGTATGTATGAAAGGGGGTGCTTTCCGACCATATCTGTGCACAAGAGACAAGCTCACAAGGGGAATATAGAAAATAGCAACTGCACTAATATGAGAGACACATGTATTAAAAGCTTTGTGTCGCTCCTCGGGGGATGCAATATTGAGCACTGATCGAATGATCATAATATAGGATATGAGAATACAAGGACAGTCAATACCTGTTGTTGAAAAGAGGGCAAAAAGCCCCATGATGCTGTTGATCCTGTTGTCATTGCATGAAAGTTTGATCACATCCACATGGTAGCAATAAGAATGAGAAAGGACCTTTGACTTACAAAATGATAGCCTTTTCAGAAGAAGAACCACTGGAGTCATGATTGCAACATCTCTTGCAACCATGGTCACACCAATTTGAGCAATTTTAGTGTTAGTTAGAATGGTGGCATAATGAAGTGGGGCACAGATTGCCACAAAACGATCAAAGGCCATGGCTAGAAGCACACCAGACTCCATAAATGTTAGTCCATGGAGGAAAAACATTTGAATGATGCAAGCATCAAGATTGATCTCTCTGTAATTGAACCAGAAAACTCCCAGTGTGGTAGAGAGAGTGCAGATAGTCAATCCCAGGTCAGTGGCTGAGAGCATGGAAAGGAAATAGTACATGGGTTCATGGAGGCTCTGTTCACGGATCACAACAAACAGAATCAGACTGTTCCCAGAGAGGGCAATGGCATATAAGAGGCAGATGGGAATGGAGATCCAGATTTGAAATGCTTCAAGGCCAGGAAATCCAGTCAACAAAAATATCAGTGGTTGGGAGCTGGTATTATTGAAAGCTGACATAGTGGACTGAGGAgacaagaataaataataaaattttatatcctaaaaaacaatttataatttataatttattcacaCAGTTAATCCTTACCCAAAGGATACTTGAGAATTTTCCTTTCTAGATCTTTGTGGTAGTTTGGTTATTTAtgtgatttctttaaaatgtattttgttgggtggctaggtggcacagtggataaagcactggccctggagtcaggagtacctgggctcaaatctggtctcagacacttaataatgacctagctgtgtggccttgggcaagccactttaccccatttgcctcacaaaaaaaacctaaaaaaagtattttgtacctTATAATCTGAGAACCCTTTTTATAGCTTTATATAATTCCTATTCTATTAACTATCAGTGACTGATCCTATAGAAGACCTATCCCTAGACATCCCTTCCTCTTTGTTTTTGCTTGTATAGGATGCTTACCAGAATTTCTGTGTAGAATAATGCCATGTTcatatttgtatgtgtttgtTGTTTTGAAGCCTGGGAGTCCCTATCCCATCCATACATAAAGCTCAGAGTCTACTCAAGGGCACAATTATTTTTCTGTACAGAAAAGTTGACCTGTTCCATTTTGATCTATTAATACAACCCTTTTTTGTAAACCTGGTAGACTTTTCACTGAGGTCCCATTATATTGGAACCTCAGACTTAGATGGAAGACTTAGAGAATTCACTCAAATTGCATAACTCACTGCAACTCAAAACTCCCAACTTCAAGAAATTGATCAGCCTCATTTCCCTGATAGCTATGATGACATTTATGCTATTAAACCTGGCAACAATGACATTTCTAAGAATAAATGTGAGAGGGAAATAgctaatttaaagaatttttattaaaaaagctGCTTATTCAAGCTAGGAGAAGGAAAGTGGTTAGTGCTGTTTCTAGTATAAATGTGAATTCCAACATAGGACTTCACTGGACATACTTAGAATATTATGAGGAATcagtccagaaaaaaaaaaagtgtccatGAACAGAGAGAATGCTAACAAAAACCTATTCTTGAACTCTCAGTTCAGTTCCTCAGTAAAattgaggaagagaagaaagaaatcatctctagagtaaatattttgaaagtgCTTTGATAGATGACTGGCTTATGTAGACCTCTGCTTAATTTTCCATTCTCCTGAAGCTTAATGaatgataattattattcatAGAACTATAAAGCATCTGGAAGATAATAAAGCTCAGACTGCACAATCAAGTTTTCAATATCTTTATGATCTTAATGGTTCAGTCTTTGATATAAAGTAATATATGTCTAAAACATATTATACCATACTAAgtaattaaaaatcatttgttaaatgtttacaaTGTGTTCAGCTCTAGGGAAGATTTCACTTGCAAACTAGTCacctcactttgaaattaaacttctgtttgattcctgactctcttgtctttagCCTTCTCTGTTCCACAGGTTAGGTCTGGTTGACAATAGAAATACCTAATTTTCTGAGAAGATAAACAGATTACTTTATCGCTGTAGGAGCAGTGAAATAGTAGAACCAtattagaaagcaatttgtaattatgcaaaCTAAATTATTATATTGTGCATAGCATATGACCCAAAGATTCCAAAAGTTTATGCCTCAAGGAAGTCTCTGATAAATAAAAAAGGTCccacaaaaactaaaataatttttgatataaGTAAAGGACTAGGAAAAAATAGATACTTGACAAATGagacattttaaaacaaattgttaAGCACATATGCAATGTAACATAATTCTACTATAAGATATCATTAATTAGaacataaaaatgttaattgatgaaaattgaagcaaactATTATcagaaaatagtatatatatatatatatatatatatatatatatatatatatatatataatgggaacAACATTGCAAGAACAATtgtaaaacaatagaaaaaatgaatgttgcaaaattacaaagaacaagttTGGCTCTGAAGAAGAGGTATGAGATTTTATCTCATTATCCTATGCAGTGATGAAAGTGTGACTATCAGTCTGGTATATTATATAAAGTTCCTGATTATTTGATACTTTGATTGGTTTTGTGACTAATTTTTCTCTTACtatctttaaaacatttttattatatgagataGATTTCTGATAGGAGAAGGGGATGGATATAAAGGAAtttcaacaattaaaaaaatccattaaatttattttaataaaagaaaattgggtTCTTGGGcaataagataatttaaaaaaatctagtctTTTAAAAACCTGGAAGTAGTGGGATGATCTAATTATTGGGAAGACAGAGAGAGTGAACTTAGCTCAGAATATAGAATCATTTTCCTAATGCAATTTTGCTTATGCCACTCCTGTTTGAAAAATGTTCCCATTTCATGCAGAGGAAAGTTCATCCATGTCAATCCAACATTCATGAAAAATCCTCCAGCATCTGACCCTGAcctgcctatttttttttttggtctaccTGTGCTCAATTACAATAGCCCAAATGCCTtaggaaaatgagaatttttcccacatttctcaaaaataaatcAGCAACATCATGACTTTAATTTGTGAATAATGAGATCCATTCTCATGGAGACAACACTGGGATTGAAGTAGGTCTACTCTCGTCCACAGTCAATTTGAATCTCTGACTAATAGGCAGCTGGAGGTTTTCCTCCTACCTTCTTCTTGGATTCTGCAACATATGCATTTTTGTCAGAATTATTAAGAAATATTAGATATTAAGAAAGTCTGTACAATTCAATGTAGGAAGGACCTCCCTTCTTATAAggtatttttattccttttctttgaattttatttaattttaaattttatcaattacatacaaagatagttttcaacattcctctttttgtaaatttttgagtttcacgTTTCTCTATacccttcccttcctaccccatTTCCATAATAGCAAGTTATCTGATAGGttctacatgtataattatgtttagcatatttccacattaatcatgctgtgaaagaagaatcagaattaaaagggaaaaataagaaaaacaaacaaacaaataaatatatatatatatatgaaacaagttttaaaaaggtgaaaaatgtatgctttattctgcattcagattccatagagttttttgtttttttattttttttttctgaatgtgaatggcattttcccatcataagtcttttattattgtccttggtcactgaactcCTGAGAACTGTTAAGTTCATTGATGTTGATCATAACACAATGCTGCtcttaatgtgtataatgttctcctttaCCAGGCATTTCTTAACCCAGAGTTGTGGGATTTATCttttggatggggaaaaatatctttattttaatataattgttttccttttaagttCCATGTACTTTTAAGCTCCAAATGCCTcaggaaaatgagaatttttcCCACATTTCTGACTTAAAGACACTATTCTGTGATGGAGTTCATAGGCTTTGCCAGATAACCAAAAGAATATGACCTAGAAAAATTTTAGAACCCCTACTTTAAAGAGCATTCCAAAATAAGGAGGtataaatttggaaaagaattGCAGGATCAGATATCTACAATTAGAAGAGTGAGTGCCACTAGTGATGCCATTTAATAAATTCCTTGACttaactttacagatgaggaaattaagtcccAGAGATTTGAGGTTCTTGCCCCAATTCACACTTAGTAAGATGAGAGGTGGTACTGAAATCACTGACCTCTAAATTGatggtctatatatatatatataccaggtTGTTCAGAAAATATATGTAGAATTCTGCTCTGTCATTGAAAGAAGCACAAAGGACTGGGGAGGTCTCTTTGTCTTGTGTTTTGGTTCTACTCCAACTGCCCTCCAGGTCTTATGCATACTGAGAATTCTGGACTGGTGCTCACATGGGGACAGTTTAGGAGATCTCATGCAGCATGTCCTACTTCCaggaaaaagaattgaaattcAGACCTGTTGAAAGGATGGTGTGAGGTGAGAATAAAAGCCCAGATGTTATCCATTATTTAACTGCAAACTACACAACAAAACATTGGAATCTGAGACAGAAAACTCTAATGCAACTTCCAATGTAAAGCACCTATctgtctgggggtgggggtggggaaatcTTCCACTAATCAAATTCTTCCTTCCATatcaattgaattattttttttttagtctccaTTATGTATCTATTATGTcgaagcattgtgctaagtactggaaaCAGAATCAAATATGAATTCTGCCTGTTTTATTTTAAGTCCATTGGTTCTACCCAGTTAATAACCCTCAAACAAGGCAATCTCTATTTGTATTCCATAGGCCATGGTATCAGCCAAgccaaactttttttattttgagcacAGGACTTTTTCCTATAGTCATTTTCGAACCCAGATTTACTTACTGGTTTTTGTCAGTTGTGGGCAATATCTGCCTTGATCCTGGGCAGTGAGAGTGAATTGAAGTGAGCTAGTCAATTCAGAAGCTTTTATTGACTTCAGTAGAATTGGAATCCTTGGGGTGAAGAAGTGAGTAGCTTTCCCTGAGGATAGGGAATTTTCTGACTACTTGTAGTTTGTACATTTCTTTGTGtaagtgtgtgtgcatgtgtgtgtgcgtgtgtgtgtgtgtttgtgtatttgtgaatgtgtgtgtgtgtgtatgtgtgtgtatgtatgtgtattttccTAAGATGGATCAGAGGATTTAAAAGTGAACATGACCttgaaaattatataattctatgctctttttgcagaggaggaaactaaagattAGAGAATTTAAATGGTAAAACTATTGTCACACCAGAATGAATTAGATGGAAACCCAGGTATTTTGACCACACATCCATTTTCTTTATACTGTTAAAGTTATTTCAAAAGTTGGTATATGGAAGTATTAGATTTACCTTACTTGGTATCAGAGAGAACACTGAGTAGTAAAAGAGtggaaatgaaagagaatcaAGCAAATTAAGAAATTTGTATCAATTAGATCAGGGTCTTGGAACTTAGGATctcattttaaacttattttaaaaaaaggtgatagtaacatttcaatataattggtttcctttgtaatactcTGTATTTTATGTCatatttaagaacattattctaGGATAGGGGGTCTATAGGTTTCACCATGCTGCGAAAGGACTTGATAAtccataaaaaatttaaaaatcttgaaTTTTTA
This region includes:
- the LOC141489126 gene encoding olfactory receptor 51F2-like; this encodes MSAFNNTSSQPLIFLLTGFPGLEAFQIWISIPICLLYAIALSGNSLILFVVIREQSLHEPMYYFLSMLSATDLGLTICTLSTTLGVFWFNYREINLDACIIQMFFLHGLTFMESGVLLAMAFDRFVAICAPLHYATILTNTKIAQIGVTMVARDVAIMTPVVLLLKRLSFCKSKVLSHSYCYHVDVIKLSCNDNRINSIMGLFALFSTTGIDCPCILISYIMIIRSVLNIASPEERHKAFNTCVSHISAVAIFYIPLVSLSLVHRYGRKAPPFIHTMMANVFLLIPPVLNPIIYSVKTKQIRRAIIKHFNSLGNKM